From Pangasianodon hypophthalmus isolate fPanHyp1 chromosome 30, fPanHyp1.pri, whole genome shotgun sequence, a single genomic window includes:
- the LOC117596543 gene encoding polymeric immunoglobulin receptor-like, translating into MMLVLDLVEESLWAICEGNSEEWAECHLNLSSSALCTSCALSADNDTEITRHKGGSVLLPCSCSDLHTKPQKFTWMSYRTGDGTEVLNDERYRGRLQLFNNISPANLSLLISDLREEDQGVYRCSTEKEHRDIWLSVKGCELVKKAEVERVSVFTGESVVLPCVCTDLQAKPQSLKWEFNGRNRYQEIYPEQTGHHRNRVKLVRNSPGNLSLLISDLTEEDKGRYRCSVQADRRYFRLYVKGGRCGENVITDGHQDCEGKQEDQFSHETLSVLRLVPAMPVQQPISNASPSTSPFIILTSSLDR; encoded by the exons ATGATGCTGGTCTTAGACCTGGTAGAAGAATCTCTTTGGGCAATCTGTGAGGGAAACTCTGAGGAATGGGCTGAATGCCATCTTAATCTCAGCTCTTCTGCTCTGTGCACAA gctgtgctctctctgctgaTAATGATACAGAAATCACACGACACAAAGGtggttcagtgctgttaccctgctcctgctctgacctgcacaccaaacctcagaaattcacctggATGAGCTACAGAACAGGAGATGGGACAGAAGTGTTAAATGATGAACgctaccgtggcagacttcagctgtttaataacatttctcctgctaatctgtctctgctcatatctgacctgagagaagaggatcaaggagtctacaggtgcagcactgaAAAGGAACACAGAGACATCTGGCTTtctgttaaag gctgtgagctggtgaagaaggcagaggtagagcgtgtgtctgtgttcacAGGAGAGTCTGTAGTTCTGCCCTGCGTCTGCACTGACCTACAGGCCAAACCACAGTCTCTAAAATGGGAGTTTAATGGAAGAAATCGTTATCAGGAAATTTACCCTGAACAGACTGGacatcacagaaacagagtCAAACTGGTCAGAAACTCTCCAGGAAACCTCTCTCTACTCATATCAGACCTGACTGAAGAGGACAAGGGACGCTACAGATGTTCTGTACAAGCTGATAGAAGATATTTCAGATTATATGTTAAAG gaggaagatgtggagaGAACGTGATTACTGATGGACATCAGGACTGTgagggaaagcaggaggatcag TTCAGCCATGAAACTCTATCCGTGCTCCGATTGGTTCCCGCGATGCCAGtgcagcagccaatcagcaacgCTTCTCCGTCTACGTCACCCTTTATTATCCTGACCAGCAGTTTAGACCGGTAA